One window of Dyadobacter sandarakinus genomic DNA carries:
- a CDS encoding inositol monophosphatase family protein — translation MDLELLTQQTIEIVRKASTFIQQEAAGFSRDKIEYKDLNNLVSYVDKEAEKMLVAMLSELLPEASFITEEGTTGMTPDPTALNWIIDPLDGTTNFIHGIPVYCVSVGLARGKELLAGVIHEPSLDEMFYAWQGGGAWCNGKRMQVSKVPQLSDSLIATGFPYYKFEKQKRYMYILELLMQRTHGIRRMGAAAVDLAYVAAGRFDGFYEYNLNSWDMAAGTLMIREAGGKVTDFKGGDNYLFGGDIVAGAGAHQELMEVLRENF, via the coding sequence ATGGATTTAGAACTCCTGACCCAGCAAACGATTGAAATTGTAAGGAAGGCTTCCACTTTTATCCAGCAGGAAGCAGCCGGATTTTCCCGGGATAAAATCGAGTACAAGGACCTGAATAACCTGGTTTCGTACGTGGACAAGGAAGCCGAGAAGATGCTGGTGGCCATGCTGAGCGAGTTACTGCCCGAAGCCAGCTTCATCACCGAGGAGGGCACCACCGGCATGACGCCCGACCCCACTGCCCTCAACTGGATCATCGACCCGCTTGACGGTACTACAAACTTTATCCATGGCATCCCGGTATACTGCGTAAGCGTGGGATTAGCCAGGGGTAAGGAGCTGCTGGCGGGTGTCATTCACGAGCCCAGCCTCGATGAGATGTTCTATGCCTGGCAGGGCGGCGGAGCCTGGTGCAATGGAAAGCGCATGCAGGTGTCCAAAGTGCCCCAGCTGAGCGACAGCCTCATCGCTACCGGTTTTCCCTACTACAAATTCGAAAAGCAGAAACGTTACATGTATATCCTCGAACTGCTCATGCAGCGAACCCACGGTATCCGGCGGATGGGCGCAGCAGCCGTGGACCTGGCGTACGTAGCGGCGGGAAGGTTTGATGGTTTTTACGAATACAATCTCAACTCCTGGGATATGGCTGCCGGCACACTGATGATCCGTGAGGCCGGCGGCAAGGTAACCGACTTCAAAGGAGGCGACAACTACCTGTTCGGAGGTGACATCGTGGCCGGTGCCGGCGCGCACCAGGAACTGATGGAGGTACTGCGGGAAAATTTCTGA
- a CDS encoding universal stress protein yields MNRILIPIDFSENAVHALAAAKILAEPGQTELLVLHAYEPYIADVNVRPGNMMPGIATPDFLSLTNDLEDEFKKKLEQYTAELRAEGYQAEALWVLGSLQSAVEDAAAEYKPNMIIIGRTGTGGFLDKLIGTSATQLAMHSACPVMVIPPQATPRKFLNVVYATQFEYDETDILKEVYVLMNYLGARLTLLKVQAEHQPNIQPDNQYINEIKSEFAITDADIVVRTAKHALDGIEDYCDETRADLLIMSARERSFIEEFLINPSVTKKLIVDTHIPLLVFHLK; encoded by the coding sequence ATGAACAGAATTCTTATACCGATAGATTTTTCGGAAAACGCCGTGCATGCGCTTGCCGCAGCCAAAATTTTGGCTGAACCGGGACAAACCGAACTGCTCGTACTCCATGCCTACGAGCCTTACATAGCCGACGTGAATGTTAGGCCGGGCAACATGATGCCGGGCATTGCCACGCCCGATTTCCTTTCCCTCACCAATGACCTGGAAGACGAGTTCAAGAAAAAACTTGAACAATATACGGCCGAGCTCAGGGCTGAGGGTTACCAGGCCGAGGCGCTGTGGGTACTCGGGTCACTGCAATCCGCTGTGGAAGACGCCGCTGCCGAGTACAAGCCGAACATGATCATCATTGGCCGCACCGGCACAGGCGGCTTTCTGGACAAGCTGATCGGCACCTCGGCAACCCAGCTTGCGATGCATTCGGCTTGTCCGGTTATGGTTATCCCGCCCCAGGCAACGCCGCGCAAATTTCTGAACGTCGTGTATGCCACACAGTTCGAGTACGACGAAACCGATATCCTGAAAGAGGTGTATGTGCTCATGAACTACCTGGGTGCCAGGCTTACGCTGCTGAAAGTACAGGCCGAGCACCAGCCCAACATTCAGCCCGACAACCAGTACATCAATGAGATCAAGTCTGAATTTGCGATTACGGATGCAGATATTGTGGTTCGTACCGCAAAACACGCGCTCGATGGCATCGAAGATTATTGTGACGAAACCCGGGCCGACCTGCTGATTATGTCCGCCCGCGAAAGATCGTTCATAGAAGAGTTTCTGATTAATCCTTCGGTGACAAAAAAGCTGATCGTGGATACCCATATTCCATTGCTCGTTTTTCATCTGAAATAG
- the rsmI gene encoding 16S rRNA (cytidine(1402)-2'-O)-methyltransferase — protein sequence MKLYLVPTPIGNLEDITLRAINVLKSVDVVLAEDTRTSGSLMKHLGISRPMQSYHIHNEHQTVVRLVDRILKGEKMALVSDAGTPSVSDPGFLLVRECIRQGVEVECLPGPTAFVPALVNSGLPSDRFVFEGFLPHKKGRQTRLQNLADEERTMIFYESPHRLLKTLLQFEEFFGAERQVSVSRELTKIYEETVRGTVQEVGRYFSEKTIKGEIVIVLAGKEEEKKKVEKYED from the coding sequence ATGAAACTTTACCTCGTACCAACTCCCATCGGGAACCTCGAAGATATTACCCTGCGCGCCATCAATGTGCTGAAAAGCGTGGACGTGGTGCTGGCCGAAGACACGCGCACCTCGGGATCGCTCATGAAGCACCTGGGCATTTCCCGGCCCATGCAGAGCTATCATATTCACAACGAACACCAGACCGTCGTGCGGCTGGTTGACCGGATCCTGAAAGGAGAAAAAATGGCCCTCGTCTCCGATGCCGGTACTCCCTCGGTTTCGGACCCGGGCTTTCTGCTGGTGCGTGAATGCATCAGGCAGGGTGTGGAAGTAGAATGCCTGCCCGGCCCCACAGCTTTTGTTCCGGCGCTGGTCAATTCAGGCCTTCCCTCCGACCGCTTTGTTTTCGAAGGTTTTTTACCGCATAAAAAAGGCAGGCAGACCCGGCTGCAGAACCTGGCCGATGAAGAAAGGACCATGATTTTCTACGAATCGCCGCATCGGCTGCTGAAAACTTTGCTGCAATTCGAGGAGTTTTTCGGGGCTGAGCGGCAGGTGAGTGTTTCCCGGGAGCTGACCAAGATTTATGAAGAAACCGTCAGAGGTACCGTGCAGGAAGTTGGCCGGTATTTTTCTGAAAAGACGATAAAAGGAGAAATTGTCATTGTCCTCGCCGGCAAGGAGGAGGAAAAAAAGAAGGTGGAAAAATATGAGGATTAG
- a CDS encoding FeoB-associated Cys-rich membrane protein — MDFQAIIVLILFLAAAGYISWRTWKAFDRRNSGGCAKGCGCASDKAPVMKV; from the coding sequence ATGGACTTTCAAGCAATTATCGTGCTGATTTTATTTCTGGCTGCTGCTGGTTATATCTCCTGGCGAACCTGGAAAGCATTTGACCGGCGTAATTCCGGAGGTTGTGCAAAAGGTTGTGGTTGTGCTTCGGACAAGGCGCCGGTTATGAAAGTCTGA
- a CDS encoding dicarboxylate/amino acid:cation symporter has translation MKSKITVINFALVTIAAITTVLSAYDIVPIDGNVLLGLRWLALAGLIIYAVIKKNLTTSILVSMLVGTEIGYDFPKLGTELHFLRQIFLQMIKTVIAPLLFATLVTGIAGHSDLKQVGRMGWKSLLYFEVVTTFALIIGLLFANWFQPGAGIIPPETLNAALPKVEQKGWQEIITHSFPENIAKSIYHGEVLQIVVFSVLFGISLALLPAGKKERFVHGVELLAEVMFKFTKIIMLFAPIGVGAAIAETVGHMGIDVLRNLALLLATLYCALFVFILVVFVPVALIARIPVFKFAKTILEPVSIAFSTTSSEAALPKAMEKMEKFGVPRQIVSFVMPTGYSFNLDGSTLYLALATVFVAQATGTEMSWGQQLSMVFLLMLTSKGVAGIPRATLVILLGAIANFGMPEWPVLLIMGIDELMDMARTSVNVTGNCLATAVIARWEGELDDTKMHAEDVAEDEPVITEV, from the coding sequence ATGAAGAGCAAGATTACCGTCATCAATTTCGCCCTCGTCACGATTGCAGCCATTACTACCGTACTCAGCGCTTACGACATCGTGCCCATAGACGGAAATGTGCTGCTCGGGCTGCGCTGGCTGGCATTGGCCGGGCTGATCATTTACGCGGTGATCAAAAAAAATCTTACTACCTCCATTCTGGTTTCCATGCTGGTAGGAACCGAGATCGGGTACGATTTTCCAAAGCTCGGTACCGAGCTGCATTTCCTGCGGCAGATCTTCCTGCAGATGATCAAAACGGTGATTGCGCCCCTGCTTTTTGCAACGCTCGTAACAGGTATAGCGGGCCACTCGGACCTGAAACAAGTAGGCCGTATGGGCTGGAAATCACTTCTTTACTTTGAAGTGGTTACTACTTTTGCACTGATTATCGGCTTGCTTTTTGCCAACTGGTTTCAGCCGGGTGCGGGCATTATTCCCCCGGAAACGCTCAATGCGGCCCTGCCCAAAGTGGAGCAGAAAGGATGGCAGGAAATTATCACTCACTCTTTTCCCGAAAACATCGCCAAATCCATCTACCACGGTGAAGTATTGCAGATTGTGGTATTCAGCGTATTGTTCGGAATCAGCCTTGCATTGCTGCCTGCCGGCAAAAAGGAGCGTTTTGTACATGGTGTGGAGCTGCTGGCCGAGGTAATGTTCAAATTTACCAAGATCATCATGCTTTTTGCGCCCATCGGCGTGGGAGCTGCCATCGCGGAAACGGTGGGTCATATGGGCATTGACGTTCTGAGAAACCTGGCTTTGCTGCTGGCTACGCTGTACTGTGCATTGTTTGTATTTATTCTGGTGGTCTTTGTGCCGGTTGCTTTGATCGCGCGTATTCCGGTATTCAAGTTTGCAAAAACCATTCTGGAACCCGTCTCCATCGCGTTTTCTACCACCAGCTCCGAGGCTGCATTACCCAAAGCCATGGAAAAAATGGAGAAGTTTGGTGTACCCCGCCAAATCGTATCCTTTGTCATGCCGACGGGTTATAGCTTCAATCTTGACGGTTCGACCCTTTACCTTGCCTTAGCAACGGTGTTCGTGGCCCAGGCTACCGGCACTGAAATGTCGTGGGGGCAGCAGCTGTCCATGGTTTTTCTACTAATGCTTACCAGCAAGGGGGTAGCGGGTATTCCGCGGGCCACACTGGTGATCCTGCTCGGCGCCATCGCCAACTTCGGTATGCCCGAGTGGCCGGTATTGCTGATTATGGGTATTGATGAGCTGATGGATATGGCCCGTACTTCGGTCAATGTGACGGGTAACTGCCTGGCTACGGCTGTGATCGCACGCTGGGAAGGCGAGCTCGATGATACCAAAATGCATGCGGAAGATGTGGCCGAAGACGAGCCGGTAATTACAGAAGTATAG
- a CDS encoding YfiT family bacillithiol transferase, which yields MDIEQLKYPIGRFVRQDSYSIAEVKSNIQIISALPSRFINLLGGWNDEQYNTPYRPDGWTIRQLIHHVADSHINAYTRFRLALTEDNPVIKPYEEQLWAELPDAKAAQVELSLQLMRYVHLRWVLLLNSFGPEELARTYVHPQSGRTFRLDEVIANYAWHSEHHYQHAFQLAGRNNWIG from the coding sequence ATGGACATAGAACAACTGAAGTATCCTATCGGCAGGTTTGTCAGACAGGACAGCTACTCGATTGCAGAAGTAAAAAGCAACATTCAGATCATCAGCGCACTGCCATCGCGCTTTATCAATCTGCTCGGAGGCTGGAACGATGAGCAGTACAATACGCCGTACCGGCCGGATGGCTGGACAATCAGGCAACTGATCCATCACGTGGCCGATAGCCATATCAATGCATATACCCGCTTCAGGCTTGCACTGACAGAGGACAATCCGGTGATTAAACCTTATGAAGAGCAACTGTGGGCCGAGCTGCCCGATGCCAAAGCCGCGCAGGTAGAGCTATCGCTGCAGCTGATGCGGTACGTGCATCTTCGCTGGGTTTTGCTGCTTAATTCATTCGGACCGGAGGAGCTTGCCCGTACTTACGTTCACCCGCAGTCGGGCCGTACTTTCAGGCTTGATGAGGTGATTGCCAATTATGCCTGGCATAGTGAACACCACTACCAGCATGCATTTCAATTAGCCGGAAGGAACAATTGGATAGGATAA
- the acs gene encoding acetate--CoA ligase — protein MRIRTFEEYQTAYKQSVDDPEGYWAEVAQQFQWKKPWKRVLSWDFNEGRTKWFEGGVLNVTENALDRHLEVRGDQAAIIWEPNDPEDSSVTITYRVLHERVCRFANVLKKYGVKKGDRVCIYLPMVPELTVAVLACARIGAIHSVVFGGFSAKSIADRINDAACTLVITSDGAYRGSKVIPMKDTVDAALVTCDTVQKVIVMTRTRTPVSMLKGRDLWWEEEVKHVDSICPAEPMDAEDELFILYTSGSTGKPKGVVHTCGGYMVYATYTFTNVFQYEPGEVYFCTADIGWITGHSYIVYGPLCSGATCVIFEGVPTYPDASRFWQIVEKHKVNILYTAPTAIRSLMSFGLDYVKNHDLSSLTKLGSVGEPINEEAWQWFKHHIGADHCPLADTWWQTETGGIMIAPLAGITPEKATFATLPLPGVQLALMDENGQELEGNGVSGNLCVKFPWPGIVRTTYGDHERCKQTYFSAYPGKYFTGDGCLRDESGYYRITGRVDDVLNVSGHRIGTAEVENAINMHLGVVESAVVGYAHDIKGQGIYAYVIAEHEPDDAEMFRKDIAATVSRIIGPIAKPDKVQFVTGLPKTRSGKIMRRILRKISEGDTGNLGDTSTLLDPNVIEEIRKGAL, from the coding sequence ATGAGAATCAGAACCTTTGAAGAGTATCAGACTGCCTACAAGCAAAGTGTAGACGATCCCGAAGGTTACTGGGCGGAAGTAGCCCAACAATTTCAATGGAAAAAACCGTGGAAGAGGGTCCTGAGCTGGGACTTCAATGAAGGCCGTACCAAATGGTTTGAAGGCGGTGTACTGAATGTCACTGAAAATGCCCTTGACCGTCATCTGGAAGTAAGGGGTGATCAGGCAGCCATCATCTGGGAACCCAATGATCCCGAAGACAGCTCAGTTACGATCACATACCGCGTCTTACACGAACGTGTTTGTCGTTTTGCCAATGTTCTTAAAAAATATGGGGTAAAAAAAGGCGACCGGGTCTGCATTTACCTGCCGATGGTGCCTGAGCTTACCGTAGCTGTGCTGGCCTGTGCGCGGATCGGTGCCATTCACTCCGTGGTATTCGGCGGTTTTTCAGCCAAGTCCATTGCCGACCGCATTAATGATGCAGCCTGCACGCTGGTGATCACGTCCGACGGGGCTTACCGCGGCTCAAAGGTAATTCCGATGAAGGATACTGTGGATGCAGCCCTGGTAACCTGCGATACCGTGCAGAAAGTGATTGTGATGACACGCACCCGTACGCCGGTTTCCATGCTCAAAGGCAGGGATCTCTGGTGGGAAGAGGAGGTAAAACACGTGGATTCCATTTGTCCGGCCGAGCCGATGGATGCGGAGGACGAGCTTTTCATCCTGTACACATCCGGATCCACGGGTAAGCCCAAAGGTGTGGTGCATACCTGCGGCGGGTACATGGTGTATGCCACCTATACCTTTACCAATGTATTTCAGTATGAGCCGGGCGAGGTGTATTTCTGTACTGCGGATATCGGCTGGATCACGGGTCACAGCTACATTGTATACGGACCCTTGTGCAGTGGGGCTACCTGTGTGATTTTCGAGGGCGTGCCTACTTACCCGGATGCGAGCCGCTTCTGGCAGATTGTAGAAAAACACAAGGTAAATATTCTTTATACAGCGCCTACCGCTATCCGTTCACTGATGAGTTTCGGGCTGGATTATGTTAAAAACCATGATCTTTCCTCACTTACCAAGCTGGGATCAGTAGGAGAGCCGATTAATGAAGAAGCCTGGCAGTGGTTTAAACATCATATCGGAGCAGACCATTGTCCGCTCGCCGATACCTGGTGGCAGACTGAAACAGGAGGAATCATGATCGCGCCGCTGGCGGGTATCACGCCGGAGAAAGCCACTTTTGCAACACTCCCGCTACCCGGCGTACAACTGGCATTGATGGATGAAAACGGGCAGGAACTGGAAGGAAATGGCGTAAGTGGCAACCTTTGCGTGAAGTTCCCATGGCCGGGCATTGTCCGCACTACTTACGGCGACCACGAGCGCTGCAAGCAAACCTATTTTTCTGCCTACCCGGGTAAATACTTTACAGGCGACGGCTGCTTGCGGGACGAGAGCGGTTACTACCGCATTACCGGCCGTGTGGACGACGTACTGAACGTGTCCGGTCACCGCATCGGTACGGCGGAAGTTGAGAATGCCATCAACATGCACCTTGGCGTGGTGGAATCTGCGGTGGTGGGTTATGCACACGATATTAAGGGGCAGGGAATTTACGCCTACGTGATCGCCGAGCATGAGCCCGATGATGCTGAAATGTTCAGGAAAGACATTGCTGCCACGGTTTCCCGGATTATTGGCCCCATTGCCAAGCCGGACAAGGTACAGTTTGTTACCGGGTTGCCGAAAACACGCTCAGGCAAAATCATGCGGCGGATTTTACGAAAAATTTCAGAGGGAGACACCGGCAATCTTGGTGATACCTCCACATTGCTCGACCCGAATGTGATTGAAGAAATCAGGAAAGGGGCATTGTAG
- a CDS encoding THUMP-like domain-containing protein yields MEKDQQGHEIHQQGPDLTQEEVAFIQAHLRDDPGQLVLRAAQFKGLDVRKLAAQILSRQKAVRKLPEWTARPELVFPPPLSVEQCSSEATARYKASLVSGNVLTDLTGGMGIDCFYMGQKLRTVHYFEQQEQVARTAAFNFGVLGATHIQVHATDAMQAMGHGSLPSSDWIFADPARRDANKNKVVLLRDCEPDMTVAVPSLFRFAPKILVKTSPLLDIDQAVADLRFVTEVHVIGYEQECKELLFVLEEDAPASELTIRARVINAEGAVMHEVCFDRQAERETAVSFSGPQQYLYEPHAAVLKSGAFRTVAATFDVKKLALNSHLYTSEQLQSGFPGRIFEVVAVCKPDMKEIARIMGGDKANLTTRNFPAKTEDLRKKWKLKEGGAFYLFATTLSDQSKVVIVTRKAGF; encoded by the coding sequence TTGGAAAAGGATCAGCAAGGTCACGAAATACATCAGCAGGGCCCCGACCTGACGCAAGAAGAGGTCGCTTTTATCCAGGCTCACCTGCGCGACGATCCCGGCCAGCTTGTTCTCCGGGCAGCACAGTTCAAGGGGCTCGATGTCCGGAAGCTTGCCGCCCAAATCCTGTCCAGGCAAAAAGCAGTACGCAAGCTTCCGGAGTGGACTGCCCGGCCCGAACTGGTGTTTCCGCCCCCGTTGTCTGTGGAGCAATGCTCCTCGGAAGCCACAGCCCGGTACAAGGCATCCCTGGTTTCGGGGAACGTACTGACGGACCTCACAGGCGGCATGGGGATCGACTGCTTTTATATGGGACAAAAATTGCGGACTGTCCACTACTTTGAGCAGCAGGAGCAGGTTGCCCGTACAGCTGCCTTTAACTTCGGAGTACTTGGTGCTACTCACATTCAGGTGCATGCAACCGACGCAATGCAGGCCATGGGCCACGGCAGCCTTCCTTCTTCGGACTGGATCTTCGCGGACCCGGCCCGGCGCGATGCCAACAAAAACAAGGTCGTACTCCTGCGCGACTGTGAGCCGGACATGACTGTGGCAGTACCCTCACTGTTCCGTTTTGCACCCAAAATTTTAGTTAAAACTTCCCCCTTACTCGATATTGATCAGGCAGTGGCCGACCTCCGGTTTGTCACAGAAGTACATGTGATTGGCTATGAGCAGGAATGCAAGGAACTGCTTTTTGTTCTGGAAGAAGATGCTCCTGCGAGCGAATTAACGATCCGGGCCAGGGTGATTAATGCTGAGGGAGCGGTCATGCACGAAGTTTGTTTTGACCGCCAGGCAGAGCGGGAAACAGCGGTTTCTTTCTCCGGTCCTCAGCAGTATTTGTACGAGCCGCACGCCGCTGTACTCAAATCGGGAGCATTCAGGACGGTAGCGGCAACTTTCGATGTAAAAAAGCTGGCCTTAAACAGTCACTTGTATACTTCGGAGCAGCTGCAATCCGGTTTCCCGGGGAGAATCTTCGAAGTAGTGGCTGTATGCAAGCCCGATATGAAGGAAATTGCACGGATAATGGGCGGGGATAAAGCCAACCTGACTACCCGCAACTTCCCCGCAAAGACAGAAGACCTGCGCAAGAAGTGGAAACTGAAAGAGGGCGGAGCGTTTTACCTGTTTGCCACTACCCTTTCCGACCAGTCCAAAGTGGTAATTGTAACCAGAAAAGCAGGTTTTTAG
- a CDS encoding 4a-hydroxytetrahydrobiopterin dehydratase has translation MWKEEDNKLKNTFEFRDFKEAFAFMTDVAFAVDELDHHPTWTNTYNKVSFELHTHDAGNIVTDKDRELARIVNEIFEKRK, from the coding sequence ATGTGGAAGGAAGAAGATAACAAGCTGAAAAATACATTCGAGTTCAGGGATTTCAAGGAAGCGTTTGCCTTTATGACCGACGTGGCTTTTGCAGTGGATGAGCTCGACCATCATCCTACCTGGACCAACACCTACAACAAGGTCAGTTTTGAACTCCATACCCACGACGCGGGCAATATCGTCACCGACAAAGACCGGGAACTCGCCCGGATCGTTAACGAAATCTTTGAAAAAAGAAAGTAG
- a CDS encoding lipoprotein N-acyltransferase Lnb domain-containing protein, with protein sequence MRISKVLALFVMLLVAQAAHAQSFATLSREAKVSLVTFGPGNELYSGFGHSVLWIYDPVLRLDNAYSYGTFSFDQGNFYINFMRGYLPYSISVSPLGPQLEYYKAENRSISEQVLNLSQAQKQKLYTYLETNYLPQNRIYPYKFFYDNCASRLGVALKEACGDSLSYQGYTHEKLSFRQWIDRYAYKQNPWADFGMDLALGTPADQIATPVQATFLPDNLAIAFADAKLKTPSGTIPLVAATNHYFEAEPIVYKGIFTPMVVFWLLAAVTLAFTYWQISAKRISFIYDKVLYGAAGIAGWILALLWFATEHGDTKWNYDLLWAFPFWMPLIFFISPRKKPAWFQFLLIFYGFLLLCATANVDKHNGVVIPILLSLIIRLYYINNSLSKIPQTEPA encoded by the coding sequence ATGAGGATTAGCAAAGTCCTGGCGCTTTTCGTGATGCTGCTTGTGGCTCAGGCTGCCCATGCACAATCTTTTGCCACGCTCAGCCGCGAGGCCAAAGTGAGCCTGGTGACCTTCGGGCCCGGTAACGAGCTTTACTCGGGTTTCGGTCATAGTGTACTCTGGATTTACGATCCGGTACTGCGGCTTGACAATGCATACAGCTACGGGACTTTCAGCTTTGACCAGGGTAACTTTTACATCAACTTCATGCGGGGCTACCTGCCATACAGCATTTCAGTGTCGCCGCTCGGTCCGCAGCTGGAATACTACAAGGCCGAGAACCGGTCTATCAGCGAGCAGGTACTCAACCTCAGTCAGGCCCAGAAACAGAAGCTTTATACCTACCTTGAAACCAACTACCTGCCGCAGAACCGCATTTATCCCTACAAGTTCTTCTATGACAACTGCGCCAGCCGCCTCGGTGTTGCCCTGAAAGAAGCTTGCGGCGACAGCCTCTCCTATCAGGGATATACCCATGAAAAGCTGAGTTTCCGGCAGTGGATAGACCGGTATGCCTATAAACAGAATCCCTGGGCGGATTTTGGAATGGACCTGGCACTGGGTACGCCGGCCGACCAGATTGCCACGCCTGTTCAGGCTACTTTCCTGCCCGACAATCTGGCAATCGCATTTGCGGATGCAAAGCTGAAAACGCCTTCCGGGACGATCCCGCTCGTAGCCGCTACCAACCATTATTTTGAAGCAGAACCGATTGTATATAAGGGTATTTTCACACCTATGGTCGTATTCTGGCTCCTGGCGGCAGTGACGCTGGCATTTACCTACTGGCAGATTTCCGCAAAGAGGATCAGCTTTATCTACGACAAAGTCCTGTACGGCGCGGCAGGCATAGCTGGCTGGATCCTGGCATTGCTCTGGTTTGCTACCGAGCATGGCGATACCAAATGGAACTACGACCTGCTCTGGGCATTCCCGTTCTGGATGCCGCTCATATTCTTTATTTCGCCTCGAAAAAAGCCCGCCTGGTTTCAGTTCTTATTGATATTCTATGGATTTCTTTTACTTTGTGCGACAGCTAATGTTGATAAACACAATGGTGTGGTGATCCCGATCCTGCTGTCATTGATCATCCGGCTGTATTATATCAATAATTCACTTTCCAAAATCCCGCAAACGGAGCCCGCATAA
- a CDS encoding ArsC family reductase: MLTVYGIPNCNTVQKVRAWLDLHKISYEFHDYKKKGITEEKLNEWFRVFPWDKLVNKAGTTWKALTDEQKQSITDEKSAAKLMIANTSVIKRPVVEDASGKAVTLGFSEKEYQDKFL; encoded by the coding sequence ATGTTGACAGTTTACGGGATACCTAATTGTAATACAGTACAAAAAGTACGGGCCTGGCTTGATCTCCATAAGATCAGCTACGAGTTTCACGATTATAAAAAGAAAGGGATTACGGAGGAAAAACTGAATGAATGGTTCCGGGTATTTCCCTGGGACAAGCTCGTGAATAAGGCGGGTACTACCTGGAAAGCACTTACAGATGAGCAAAAGCAATCCATCACGGATGAAAAATCGGCAGCAAAGCTCATGATCGCAAATACGTCCGTCATCAAGCGTCCGGTTGTGGAGGATGCCTCGGGTAAGGCCGTGACGCTGGGCTTTTCAGAAAAAGAGTACCAAGACAAGTTTCTCTAA
- a CDS encoding OsmC family protein yields the protein MKVELVRVDDAFHFEGSGSSEIKVHTDGSPEIGGSNQGVRPMELLLMGLASCSAIDVVLILKKQRQEITDFRIVADGDREQEADTQRKPFRKIHLTFKLTGNQLDENKVNRAIALSMEKYCSATAQLEALAAITYDVEIAAA from the coding sequence ATGAAAGTTGAACTTGTCCGCGTTGATGACGCCTTCCACTTTGAAGGCAGCGGGTCATCTGAAATCAAAGTACATACCGATGGGTCTCCTGAAATCGGGGGTAGCAACCAGGGGGTAAGACCCATGGAATTATTGCTGATGGGCCTGGCAAGCTGCAGTGCGATCGATGTTGTTTTAATTTTGAAAAAACAACGCCAGGAAATTACGGATTTCCGGATCGTTGCCGACGGGGATCGTGAGCAGGAAGCCGATACGCAGCGCAAGCCTTTCCGTAAGATCCACCTGACTTTCAAGCTTACCGGAAACCAGCTCGACGAAAACAAGGTCAATCGGGCAATCGCACTTTCGATGGAAAAATATTGCTCTGCGACAGCCCAGCTGGAAGCGCTTGCAGCCATAACTTATGATGTTGAAATAGCTGCTGCCTGA